The following DNA comes from Candidatus Dormiibacterota bacterium.
AGGCGCCGACCGGGTCGAACAGCCAGAACTGGGGCTTCGTCGTGATCCGCGACCGCGAGGTGAAGGCCGCCTTCGGCGCCCAGTACCGGCGCGCCTGGAGGCTCTACGGCGGCCTCGGCGAGAGGCTGCGCGGCGGCGACCCCCAGACCGCCCGGATCCTGCGCTCGGTGCGGTGGCAGGTCGAGCACTTCGAGGAGATCCCGGTGCTGGTGGTCTGCTGCCTGCGCGGCGGCCCGCACCTCCCCCTGGTGCCGATGCCGCCGATCGCCGCCAGCAGCCACTACGGCTCGATCTATCCCGCGGTGCAGAACCTGCTGCTCGCCGCCCGCGCGGTCGGGCTCGGCGCCTCGCTGATCACCCTGCCGCTGTGGTCGACCCTGCAGG
Coding sequences within:
- a CDS encoding nitroreductase family protein — its product is MTEDESGPRTPTADPEEIQRRLQMPLELAMATQRAVRRVLPDPVDDAVVRRCLELAVEAPTGSNSQNWGFVVIRDREVKAAFGAQYRRAWRLYGGLGERLRGGDPQTARILRSVRWQVEHFEEIPVLVVCCLRGGPHLPLVPMPPIAASSHYGSIYPAVQNLLLAARAVGLGASLITLPLWSTLQ